The Campylobacter concisus genome has a segment encoding these proteins:
- a CDS encoding aryl-sulfate sulfotransferase, with amino-acid sequence MKKTLSCVVLASVLCSSAFAIGGPSGAKLDYAITGQIGEVVVNPYDTAPLTAVIKNGGYTLSNAKVTIVPKQGGQVISYKVADKHLRTHGGIPVFGMYPDYQNTVEVEYDKSYKGKTEHIKESYKIYAPAIYLESSGTPNQKGALFDKIEVTKPASAKFANRLYYVNNFVNKTGKGTKVVWNNPAGGAIEWNYSPNNFILDTKGEVRWYLEPSKIYDLKQPFHAGVMMGFKQNDDGAMTWGYGQRYAKYDIMGREIFNRELPASYNDFSHSMDVAQNGHYFLRVANADYKRADGKNVRTVRDVIVELDRDGNVVDDFRLYEILDPYRDIVLKTLDQGAVCLNIDAKKAGHTASADELQSMDTHDKWGDIVGAGPGRNWAHVNSVDYDPSDDSIIISSRHQDAVIKIGRDKQVKWIMGAHKGWSDKFKDKLLQPVDSKGNKIVCEDEYSKCPGYESDKGGFDWQWTQHTAFRIDSKSKKGEIYLTVFDNGDTRGMEQPAMAGMKYSRAVVYKIDENKKTVEQIWEYGKERGKEWYSSVTSLTQYQDDLDSIMVYSAVAGMQFDIAKGRPVGLPSPHIDEFEWGAKEPGIEIKMTNAMGYQAFPFSLQKAFEK; translated from the coding sequence ATGAAAAAGACTTTGAGTTGTGTTGTGCTAGCTTCTGTGCTTTGCTCAAGCGCTTTTGCGATAGGCGGCCCAAGCGGAGCTAAACTAGACTATGCTATCACTGGGCAAATAGGCGAAGTAGTGGTAAATCCATACGACACTGCCCCACTTACAGCAGTCATCAAAAATGGCGGCTACACACTAAGCAATGCCAAAGTAACCATCGTACCAAAACAAGGCGGTCAGGTGATAAGCTACAAAGTGGCTGATAAGCATCTTCGCACACATGGCGGCATCCCAGTTTTTGGCATGTATCCTGACTATCAAAACACCGTTGAAGTCGAGTACGACAAGAGCTACAAAGGTAAGACCGAGCATATAAAAGAGAGCTATAAAATTTACGCTCCAGCCATCTACCTAGAAAGCTCAGGTACACCAAATCAAAAGGGCGCGCTATTTGACAAGATCGAGGTTACTAAGCCTGCGAGTGCTAAATTTGCAAATCGCCTCTACTATGTAAATAACTTTGTAAATAAAACAGGCAAGGGCACAAAAGTCGTTTGGAACAACCCAGCTGGCGGTGCGATCGAGTGGAACTACAGCCCAAATAATTTCATCCTTGATACAAAAGGCGAGGTTAGATGGTACCTTGAGCCAAGCAAAATTTACGATCTAAAGCAGCCATTTCACGCTGGCGTGATGATGGGCTTTAAGCAAAATGACGACGGCGCTATGACTTGGGGATATGGCCAAAGATACGCAAAATACGACATCATGGGTAGAGAAATTTTTAACCGCGAGCTACCAGCTAGCTACAACGACTTCTCTCACTCAATGGACGTAGCACAAAATGGACACTACTTCTTGCGCGTGGCAAATGCTGATTATAAAAGAGCTGATGGCAAAAATGTAAGAACAGTGCGCGACGTGATCGTTGAGCTTGACAGAGATGGCAACGTAGTTGATGACTTTAGACTATATGAAATCCTCGATCCTTACCGCGACATCGTACTAAAAACGCTTGATCAAGGCGCAGTTTGCTTAAACATAGACGCTAAAAAAGCAGGCCACACTGCAAGCGCAGATGAGCTTCAGTCTATGGATACACATGATAAATGGGGCGACATAGTTGGCGCTGGTCCAGGACGCAACTGGGCACATGTAAATAGTGTAGACTACGACCCAAGCGATGATAGTATCATCATCTCAAGCCGCCACCAAGACGCAGTTATAAAGATCGGCCGTGATAAACAAGTAAAATGGATCATGGGCGCTCACAAGGGTTGGAGCGATAAATTTAAAGACAAACTCCTTCAGCCAGTTGATAGCAAAGGCAACAAAATAGTCTGCGAAGATGAGTATTCAAAATGCCCAGGATACGAGAGCGACAAAGGTGGCTTTGACTGGCAGTGGACACAGCACACGGCATTTAGGATAGATAGCAAGTCTAAAAAAGGCGAAATTTATCTCACTGTCTTTGACAACGGAGACACAAGAGGAATGGAGCAGCCCGCAATGGCAGGAATGAAATACTCTCGTGCAGTTGTTTATAAAATAGATGAAAACAAAAAGACAGTCGAGCAAATCTGGGAATACGGCAAAGAACGTGGTAAAGAGTGGTATAGCTCGGTCACCAGCCTTACACAGTATCAAGACGACCTTGATAGCATCATGGTATATTCAGCCGTTGCTGGCATGCAGTTTGATATCGCCAAAGGTCGCCCAGTAGGACTTCCTAGCCCACATATAGATGAGTTTGAGTGGGGTGCAAAAGAGCCTGGCATCGAGATAAAAATGACAAATGCGATGGGCTATCAGGCATTTCCATTTAGCTTACAAAAAGCTTTTGAGAAATAA
- a CDS encoding beta strand repeat-containing protein codes for NNETVADISALQQAILKGTDLNALEETAAGGPQAGGNGGDGVSLSSTSFAEGGHISNINANVGSIDALSLAAGGDNSFGVSGGSAVGAGIGATTPKVGINISSTGSNEGGVMTYDLSLPTALTARPTTLNLNFSGGVAGVDYDANSIEYSTDGGNTWTHGTIVNLADANQINNVKVRVTTIDNYGLKNVDLAHNPTAMGANQNQGEQDGSKYSNLNGVEYGIYKRNLTLNVTTDNDEIANSQANGKITDNDDYVNINQGLNGANIATEDGEDTLNMNTGAYANSDINLGVGDDALNIKGGTFSKVDIDLGSGNNNVTIENSFGDVDDNSYNKTRIINWQSGNDTVTIKSGATVKNAEIGVHNGEDVVTLEKDATLEHSRVIMGDGDDKLNINGTVTRGSHINLDFGEDKLNIGEDAKISDSNIQTDDSGNGYKDTVNIANKVTLENWADIQAGGGNDEITAGDNLTLSNHSGIHGDWGDNGSAGTGSDDGNDIINVGKNLTMSGGSIISGGGGNDEITIGENATISGNSTIDGGAGNDTISMTNGTQITNSNILMGDGVNTLNITRDSTEVNRGINLDSVKIKGGADRDVVNISDTTGESVATPKVKLENDTSINLGDGNNEITVDGSVLLGKIENGTPTKNIITTGSGQDTITLQNGATIEERVIETGEGADYVNVYDGASLNFAKIETGKGNDIVMFEHINASSPQGYTYSAATETEINMGDGHDSLQLTGLGNSGSYAGRVSDFQQVNINMGDGDRKELQIHGGKVETTNITTGSKNDLVQIQGDSLMEGRNNIYTGAGVDQVYIENSKLNGTATAKTTINTGADGDEVVIRNSTLTHAEILTDSGEDKVYIEDEVTLDGAINTGADNDEVNINTNITATTQANIKTGAGSDTVNIASGVTLTRTVIDMGAGEDTIELKGNSDTDRITFKGSTLYTDDAGYTANDIDHVTITNTTFMKSDDGRLSSVITGGGNDVVTVKEGTIFQDDSFIVAGNGEDKIYLNSGSTFNSSRVYGDNAYDGTDGGNDEIYVNGAVFNGKNEHGSIHGGIYAGGGDDKIFVNSGTFNDAKIEGGIGDDFISIKQGVTLNNTTIDGGTGYDTLKIADDSLDFSKVKNIEKLDLTEGNHNINNLSAKDVLDMTENSNRLRISGDSDDHLGLVSKGWVASGTKVTDENHIDYNVYTNTVDGKTVTLEVQDQVHVF; via the coding sequence CAATAACGAAACAGTAGCTGATATCTCAGCTTTACAACAAGCCATCTTAAAAGGAACAGATCTTAATGCTCTAGAAGAAACTGCTGCAGGTGGTCCACAAGCAGGTGGTAATGGTGGAGATGGCGTAAGCTTATCTTCTACTAGCTTTGCAGAAGGAGGCCACATTAGTAACATTAATGCTAATGTAGGAAGCATAGATGCTTTATCTCTAGCAGCAGGTGGAGATAATAGCTTTGGTGTAAGTGGAGGAAGTGCTGTTGGGGCTGGAATTGGGGCAACTACGCCTAAAGTTGGCATAAATATAAGCTCTACTGGCTCTAACGAAGGCGGAGTTATGACTTATGACCTATCTTTACCTACTGCATTGACAGCTAGACCTACTACGTTAAATTTAAATTTTAGCGGCGGAGTAGCCGGAGTAGATTACGACGCAAACTCTATAGAGTACTCTACCGACGGCGGCAATACTTGGACGCACGGTACTATCGTAAATCTTGCTGACGCAAATCAAATCAATAACGTCAAAGTAAGAGTAACTACTATAGATAACTATGGGCTTAAAAATGTCGATCTAGCTCATAATCCTACCGCAATGGGTGCTAATCAAAACCAAGGCGAACAAGACGGAAGCAAGTATTCTAATCTAAACGGAGTAGAGTACGGCATATATAAAAGAAATTTAACTCTAAACGTAACTACCGATAACGATGAGATCGCTAACTCTCAAGCTAACGGCAAAATTACCGATAACGACGATTATGTAAATATCAACCAAGGACTTAATGGTGCTAACATTGCTACTGAAGATGGCGAAGATACACTAAATATGAATACTGGTGCATATGCAAATTCTGATATTAATTTAGGAGTAGGCGATGATGCGCTAAATATCAAAGGCGGAACATTTAGTAAGGTAGATATCGATTTGGGTAGCGGTAATAATAATGTAACTATAGAAAACTCATTTGGTGATGTAGATGATAATTCATACAATAAAACTCGTATAATAAACTGGCAGAGCGGAAACGATACCGTAACTATAAAATCAGGCGCTACCGTTAAAAATGCTGAGATAGGAGTTCATAACGGGGAGGATGTTGTAACTCTAGAAAAAGATGCAACACTTGAACACTCTAGAGTCATTATGGGGGATGGTGACGATAAGTTAAATATAAATGGTACCGTTACTAGAGGGTCTCATATAAATTTAGATTTCGGTGAGGATAAACTAAATATAGGCGAGGACGCTAAAATATCTGATTCGAATATTCAGACGGATGATAGCGGTAACGGATATAAGGATACAGTAAATATTGCAAATAAAGTTACGCTTGAAAACTGGGCTGATATACAAGCTGGCGGTGGTAACGACGAGATTACGGCTGGCGATAATCTAACCCTTAGCAATCACTCAGGTATACACGGCGACTGGGGAGATAACGGAAGCGCTGGAACCGGTAGCGACGATGGCAACGATATCATCAATGTCGGCAAGAATTTAACTATGAGCGGCGGCTCTATAATATCTGGCGGCGGCGGTAACGATGAGATTACTATCGGTGAGAATGCTACTATTAGTGGTAACTCGACTATTGACGGTGGAGCCGGTAACGATACAATTTCCATGACTAACGGAACTCAAATTACTAATAGTAATATACTTATGGGCGACGGAGTAAACACTCTAAATATTACTAGAGATTCAACTGAAGTCAATAGAGGTATAAATTTAGATTCCGTAAAAATTAAAGGCGGTGCCGATAGAGACGTAGTAAATATCTCCGATACTACTGGGGAATCAGTAGCCACCCCTAAAGTAAAATTAGAAAATGATACTTCTATAAATTTAGGTGATGGAAATAACGAAATAACAGTAGATGGAAGCGTACTACTTGGAAAAATAGAAAACGGTACGCCTACTAAAAATATCATAACGACTGGAAGCGGACAAGATACCATCACTCTACAAAACGGAGCTACTATCGAAGAAAGAGTAATAGAAACCGGCGAAGGTGCGGATTATGTCAACGTATACGACGGAGCATCTTTAAATTTCGCAAAAATAGAAACCGGTAAAGGCAATGACATAGTAATGTTTGAGCACATTAATGCAAGCTCACCTCAAGGTTACACCTACTCTGCGGCAACGGAAACTGAGATAAATATGGGTGACGGTCATGATTCTTTACAGCTCACTGGTCTGGGTAATAGCGGCAGCTATGCGGGTAGAGTATCAGACTTCCAACAAGTAAATATAAATATGGGCGATGGAGATAGAAAGGAATTACAGATACACGGTGGCAAAGTTGAAACTACTAATATAACTACCGGTAGCAAAAACGATTTGGTACAAATACAAGGCGACTCTTTGATGGAAGGTAGAAACAATATATATACCGGTGCAGGAGTAGATCAAGTTTATATTGAGAATTCTAAACTTAATGGCACCGCTACCGCAAAAACAACTATAAATACCGGTGCTGACGGAGATGAGGTGGTGATCAGAAATTCTACTTTAACGCATGCAGAGATTCTTACTGATAGTGGAGAAGATAAGGTTTATATCGAAGATGAGGTAACGCTTGATGGTGCTATAAATACAGGTGCAGATAATGACGAAGTAAATATCAATACCAATATAACTGCAACTACTCAGGCAAACATCAAAACTGGTGCCGGCTCTGATACCGTAAATATAGCTAGTGGAGTAACACTCACTCGTACTGTTATAGACATGGGCGCTGGAGAGGATACTATAGAGCTTAAAGGCAATAGTGATACTGATCGCATAACATTTAAGGGATCTACGTTATATACCGATGATGCAGGATACACTGCTAATGATATAGATCATGTAACTATAACAAATACTACTTTCATGAAAAGCGATGATGGTAGATTATCTAGCGTAATCACTGGTGGCGGAAATGATGTAGTTACAGTAAAAGAGGGAACTATATTCCAAGATGATTCATTTATAGTTGCTGGAAATGGTGAAGATAAAATATATTTAAATAGTGGCTCTACATTTAATTCCTCTAGGGTATACGGTGACAATGCGTATGATGGTACTGATGGAGGAAATGATGAAATATATGTAAATGGAGCCGTATTTAATGGCAAAAATGAACATGGTAGTATACATGGTGGTATATATGCTGGAGGCGGAGATGATAAAATTTTTGTTAACTCTGGAACATTCAATGATGCTAAGATAGAAGGTGGAATTGGCGACGATTTTATCTCAATCAAACAAGGTGTAACCCTAAATAATACAACTATCGACGGCGGAACTGGATATGATACATTAAAAATCGCTGATGATAGCTTAGACTTTAGCAAAGTTAAGAATATCGAAAAACTAGATCTAACTGAAGGTAACCATAACATAAATAATCTATCAGCTAAAGATGTTCTAGATATGACTGAAAACAGCAACAGACTAAGAATAAGTGGCGATAGCGATGATCATCTTGGTCTTGTGAGCAAGGGTTGGGTTGCTTCAGGTACTAAAGTTACTGATGAAAATCATATTGACTACAATGTTTATACTAACACAGTGGATGGAAAAACTGTAACTCTAGAAGTTCAAGACCAAGTACACGTATTTTAA
- a CDS encoding DUF945 family protein — protein sequence MKKVISALIVVIVVAIGAVYFASNEVEKNYQRIVNDLNNIKGFKISNNNYKKGFFGSKGSFDFSVSKDLLENIFGKNVNEDLVFKVENEISHTVLAFIDGFEIDSKISIQNDMIKNIIATFMGSNVIATTKTKVSLTGDKDVDIKFSNIEFNDKQKTAVNTKDIKIGMTLDSKDSINSLKVEADKIVLKDFSEYNKVDLNIEGFYIDSSYKEPVKISKILESQLVPYLAKVKFKRVSFASNDISNILIDDFKYDSKFEISNDLGRSDDVIKIGIVAVDKVKYTDFVFDSKIANINVP from the coding sequence ATGAAAAAGGTGATATCTGCTTTAATCGTAGTTATCGTGGTAGCCATTGGAGCGGTTTATTTTGCTTCAAATGAGGTGGAGAAAAACTATCAAAGGATAGTGAATGATCTAAACAATATTAAGGGCTTTAAAATTTCTAATAACAATTACAAAAAAGGTTTTTTTGGCTCAAAAGGATCATTTGATTTTAGTGTTTCAAAAGATCTTTTGGAAAATATATTTGGTAAAAATGTAAATGAGGATTTGGTTTTTAAAGTAGAAAATGAAATTTCTCATACAGTACTTGCTTTTATAGATGGTTTTGAAATAGACTCAAAAATTTCTATCCAAAACGATATGATTAAAAATATTATCGCAACATTTATGGGATCAAATGTCATTGCAACAACTAAAACAAAAGTTAGCTTAACTGGCGATAAAGATGTAGATATCAAATTTAGCAATATTGAATTTAACGATAAGCAAAAAACTGCCGTTAATACAAAAGATATAAAGATTGGTATGACGCTTGATTCAAAAGATAGTATAAACAGCTTAAAGGTTGAAGCAGATAAGATTGTTTTGAAAGATTTTAGTGAGTACAACAAAGTTGATCTAAATATCGAAGGATTTTATATCGACTCAAGTTATAAAGAGCCAGTTAAGATTTCAAAAATTTTAGAGAGTCAGCTTGTACCTTATTTGGCAAAAGTTAAATTTAAAAGGGTGTCTTTCGCATCTAATGATATAAGTAATATTTTGATAGATGACTTTAAATATGACTCAAAATTTGAAATCTCAAATGATCTTGGAAGATCAGACGATGTTATAAAAATAGGTATAGTAGCAGTTGATAAAGTAAAATATACAGACTTTGTCTTTGATAGCAAAATCGCAAATATCAATGTACC
- a CDS encoding DedA family protein, with the protein MQDIINSVSTYGYIVLFFYSLGGGMVALIAAGILSFAGKMDITLSVIVAAVANTIGDTLIFYVARFNKNSLMPYIKNHKRKLAYAGILAKKHGDKIIFIKKFIYGVKTLVPIALGLTKYSFYKFSIINLISSVLWAVIIGFASFKAGDYFVGASDYLGEHGYIMPLAMVCLLLGIWFFLQHITKRRKA; encoded by the coding sequence ATGCAAGATATCATAAACTCAGTTTCAACATACGGCTATATTGTATTGTTTTTTTATAGCCTTGGTGGCGGTATGGTTGCATTAATCGCCGCTGGAATTTTAAGTTTTGCTGGCAAGATGGATATCACTCTTAGTGTAATTGTCGCTGCTGTGGCAAATACAATTGGTGACACGCTAATTTTTTATGTCGCAAGATTTAATAAAAACTCACTTATGCCTTATATCAAAAATCATAAAAGAAAGCTTGCTTATGCAGGAATTTTGGCCAAAAAACACGGCGATAAGATAATATTTATCAAAAAATTTATCTACGGCGTCAAAACTTTGGTTCCTATCGCGCTTGGACTTACGAAATATTCATTTTATAAATTTAGCATTATAAATTTGATCTCGTCAGTGCTTTGGGCGGTCATTATCGGATTTGCCAGCTTTAAAGCGGGTGATTATTTTGTAGGTGCAAGTGACTATCTTGGCGAGCATGGATATATTATGCCTCTTGCTATGGTTTGTTTATTGCTTGGAATTTGGTTTTTTTTACAACATATTACAAAAAGGAGAAAAGCATGA
- a CDS encoding lipid-binding SYLF domain-containing protein, which translates to MKFLFSILLFFSIGFASEELVLDSANSFITTMRGARNAPIKELIEQSKATIIFPSVKKVGFVVGGMGGDGIMVVGNINSPSEILPVSISGGSIGIQLGYEDSSLVLFIFKDSIIHDIKDAKITLDTKLSVAFGDIGRNYSKVSDFKFSSDIYAYAANDGFFAGASFGGAVISAREEILKQSGYAYEQLIASASKLLGD; encoded by the coding sequence ATGAAATTTCTTTTTTCAATTTTATTATTTTTCTCAATTGGCTTTGCCAGCGAGGAGCTCGTGCTGGACTCGGCAAACTCGTTTATAACAACGATGAGAGGCGCTAGAAATGCTCCTATAAAAGAGCTAATCGAGCAGTCAAAAGCAACGATCATCTTTCCAAGTGTTAAAAAGGTCGGTTTTGTAGTTGGTGGTATGGGTGGGGATGGTATCATGGTTGTTGGTAACATTAACTCGCCAAGTGAAATTTTACCAGTTAGCATAAGTGGCGGCAGTATCGGTATACAGCTTGGTTATGAAGATAGTTCGCTTGTGCTTTTTATATTTAAAGATAGCATTATCCACGATATTAAAGATGCCAAGATCACGCTTGACACGAAGCTGTCAGTAGCTTTTGGTGACATTGGACGCAATTACAGTAAAGTAAGCGATTTTAAATTTTCAAGTGATATCTACGCATATGCCGCAAATGATGGTTTTTTTGCGGGAGCTAGCTTTGGTGGAGCAGTCATCAGTGCAAGAGAAGAAATTTTAAAGCAAAGTGGCTATGCATACGAACAGCTAATAGCCTCCGCATCTAAACTTTTAGGAGATTAA
- the rny gene encoding ribonuclease Y yields MIEVLIGLGAGVAGVGAGYLYAKKINDANYNIFLEQAKAKAKAIEYEAELTLKNSKISVQEAEFEAKKRYDDKTTKLQKEYASKFDELAKKEKILLNEQELLNESKELFEKDKQDAKITYEEGLNLKATYQNKVEEAIRVLEHAAGLTEEEAKEVVLKKVEEKSRADIAHIVRKYEEEAKREAKKRVNYILAQATSRFAGEFAAERLINVVNIKNDELKGRIIGKEGRNIKTLEMVLGVDIIIDDTPHAIILSSFNLYRRAIATRVIELLVEDGRIQPARIEDLHKKVTEEFEQSIQEEGENIVMDLGLNKIHPEIVKLIGKLKFRASYGQNALAHSLEVAHLAGIIAAECGGDEKLAKRAGILHDIGKALTHEYEGSHVDLGAEICKRYKEHPVVINAIYAHHGHEEATSIESAAVCAADALSAARPGARREVLESFLKRVEEIENIAKSKDGIKQAYAINAGREIRVIANAKLINDDEAVLVAKEIAQEIESKVQYPGEIKVSVIRETRAVDFAK; encoded by the coding sequence ATGATAGAGGTTTTAATAGGCTTAGGAGCCGGTGTGGCGGGCGTTGGAGCAGGGTATCTATACGCCAAAAAGATAAATGATGCAAACTACAACATTTTCTTAGAACAAGCAAAAGCAAAGGCGAAAGCTATTGAGTATGAGGCTGAGCTAACGCTTAAAAATTCTAAAATTTCAGTACAAGAGGCTGAATTTGAGGCTAAAAAAAGATACGATGACAAAACGACAAAGCTTCAAAAAGAGTATGCAAGTAAATTTGATGAACTAGCCAAAAAAGAGAAAATTTTGCTAAATGAGCAAGAGCTTTTAAACGAGAGCAAAGAGCTTTTTGAAAAAGATAAGCAAGATGCAAAGATCACTTACGAAGAGGGTTTAAATTTAAAAGCGACTTATCAAAACAAAGTAGAAGAGGCGATAAGAGTGCTCGAGCACGCTGCTGGTTTAACGGAAGAAGAGGCAAAAGAGGTTGTGCTTAAAAAGGTTGAGGAGAAGTCTCGTGCAGACATCGCTCACATCGTCAGAAAATATGAAGAAGAGGCTAAAAGAGAGGCTAAAAAGAGAGTTAATTACATCTTGGCGCAGGCTACGTCAAGATTTGCTGGAGAATTTGCGGCTGAGCGTCTGATAAATGTCGTAAATATCAAAAACGATGAGCTAAAAGGTAGGATCATTGGCAAAGAGGGACGTAACATTAAGACCCTTGAAATGGTGCTTGGCGTTGATATTATCATAGACGATACCCCGCATGCGATCATACTAAGTAGCTTCAACCTTTACAGACGTGCGATCGCAACAAGAGTGATCGAGCTTTTGGTAGAGGATGGCAGAATCCAGCCAGCAAGGATAGAAGATCTTCACAAAAAAGTGACTGAAGAATTTGAGCAAAGTATACAAGAAGAGGGCGAAAATATCGTCATGGATCTTGGTCTAAATAAAATTCATCCAGAGATCGTAAAACTAATAGGCAAGCTTAAATTTAGAGCGAGCTACGGTCAAAATGCCTTGGCTCATAGCCTTGAAGTAGCTCACCTTGCTGGCATCATTGCAGCTGAGTGTGGCGGAGATGAGAAACTTGCAAAAAGAGCTGGCATACTTCACGATATCGGTAAAGCGCTAACTCACGAGTATGAGGGCAGCCACGTTGATCTTGGAGCAGAAATTTGTAAACGCTATAAAGAGCATCCAGTAGTCATCAATGCTATCTACGCTCACCACGGCCACGAAGAGGCAACAAGTATAGAAAGTGCGGCTGTTTGCGCAGCTGATGCACTAAGTGCAGCTCGTCCAGGTGCAAGGCGCGAGGTACTTGAGAGCTTCTTAAAGCGTGTCGAAGAGATCGAAAACATCGCAAAAAGCAAAGATGGCATCAAGCAAGCTTATGCGATAAATGCGGGCCGTGAAATCCGCGTCATCGCAAACGCTAAGCTCATAAACGACGATGAGGCCGTGCTTGTAGCAAAAGAGATAGCTCAAGAGATCGAGAGCAAGGTGCAGTATCCTGGTGAGATAAAAGTAAGTGTCATCAGAGAGACTCGTGCTGTTGATTTTGCAAAATAA
- a CDS encoding 5-formyltetrahydrofolate cyclo-ligase — MSVNLEKNEFRKNARANLMKLTKFKAKCSHYKATKTLLKLINFTNSKKVLFYLPLNYEVDVLKLRRNLSRKCEIFAPFMVGLSLKMVRLRLPFITYKFNVRQPSGKKMDNVRLDMAVVPAIGVDGTMARIGHGKGFYDRFFDSLPIKPKRIVFLEIKDFYTKDVLSNAQDAVAGFYITPNKNYIKRGINDRGFNRLRSRCGGRWSRVSIRQKDK; from the coding sequence ATGAGCGTTAATTTAGAAAAAAATGAATTTAGAAAAAATGCAAGAGCAAATTTAATGAAACTTACTAAATTTAAGGCCAAATGCTCGCATTATAAAGCTACAAAAACGCTTTTGAAATTGATAAATTTTACAAATTCTAAGAAAGTATTGTTTTATTTGCCACTTAACTACGAAGTCGATGTGCTTAAACTAAGGCGAAATTTATCACGTAAATGTGAAATTTTTGCCCCTTTTATGGTAGGTCTTAGCTTAAAGATGGTAAGATTGCGACTGCCATTTATAACTTATAAATTTAACGTCAGACAGCCATCTGGCAAAAAAATGGATAATGTTAGACTTGATATGGCAGTAGTTCCAGCGATTGGGGTTGATGGAACTATGGCTAGGATAGGGCATGGAAAAGGATTTTATGATAGATTTTTTGACTCTTTGCCTATTAAGCCAAAACGGATAGTTTTTCTTGAGATAAAAGACTTTTACACCAAAGATGTGCTTTCAAATGCACAAGACGCGGTAGCAGGCTTTTATATAACCCCAAATAAAAATTATATAAAAAGAGGAATAAATGATAGAGGTTTTAATAGGCTTAGGAGCCGGTGTGGCGGGCGTTGGAGCAGGGTATCTATACGCCAAAAAGATAAATGA
- a CDS encoding TlpA family protein disulfide reductase, producing the protein MTLKRAIITSLCIFAFFGCGDENKQKKEQNTSEQTQGKILDKNASKDKNLSKDSLTPKMSESAQENEIKEINLKLLSGTTMQITKRSNGFDVKDGKKATLYVFFATWCPPCKAEIPHLNNLSEKFKNELDIVGVLLEDKSEDEVKDFAQKYKIKYEVAVGEGNFLFEKAMGGIKGLPASALFKANGDYVQGYIGLVPEEMLENDINRATK; encoded by the coding sequence ATGACATTAAAACGAGCAATTATAACATCACTTTGCATTTTTGCATTTTTTGGATGTGGCGACGAGAACAAGCAAAAAAAAGAGCAAAATACAAGCGAACAAACGCAAGGCAAAATTTTAGATAAAAATGCTAGCAAAGATAAAAATTTAAGCAAAGACTCACTCACTCCAAAAATGAGTGAAAGTGCCCAAGAAAACGAGATAAAAGAGATAAATCTAAAGCTACTAAGTGGCACAACCATGCAGATTACAAAAAGAAGTAATGGCTTTGACGTAAAAGATGGCAAAAAAGCAACTCTTTACGTATTTTTCGCCACTTGGTGCCCTCCGTGCAAGGCTGAGATCCCACACTTAAACAACCTAAGCGAGAAATTTAAGAACGAGCTAGATATCGTTGGTGTGCTACTTGAAGACAAAAGTGAAGATGAAGTAAAAGATTTTGCTCAAAAATATAAAATAAAATATGAAGTCGCGGTTGGCGAGGGAAATTTTTTATTTGAAAAAGCGATGGGTGGCATAAAAGGCTTGCCTGCGTCAGCACTTTTTAAAGCAAATGGCGACTACGTTCAAGGCTACATCGGTCTTGTGCCTGAAGAGATGCTTGAAAACGACATAAATAGGGCAACAAAATAA